The genomic window caatcacagttctttaattaatttttaattaaaaacaagaaaaagaaatatagaggTAAGACTGCTGGTGCCAGCTTTCCCTTTGAATGAAATTTGGaggtgctttctttcttttttttttttgatttttgggtcacacccgacgacgcacaggggttactcctggctcttcactcaggaattacccctggcggtgctcaggggaccatatgggatgctgggaatagaacccgggtcggccgcgtgcaaggcaaatgccctacccgctgtgctatcgctccagcccctggaggtgcTTTCTTAAGTATAAATACCAATACTAAAGTCTTGATGTTTCCAGCAAAATAAGACCTTGATGTTGGTCTGTAAAATAAAGAAACTACTGATTTTTAATTCCTCATCAGACACAAGACTATGATATTTCTGAGAGGAAGCACATCACAACTTTTCTGTTTGCAAGTTCTTAGTCCCTTAACAATACTTTTGCACATTCACAAAATACTTTTTACGAGACACTCAGGGGGTAGTTCCAAGCTTCCCCTGGGAGGGGCCCAGGCTCCTCAGCTGATAACAGGAAGTTCCAGGGGCCACTTTGGCCATAGTCCAGAGCAGATGCACAGTGCCATCTTCTGGGGAGATTTAGAGCTGGCGGTTGGAGACTAGGGATGTGGACCAGCAGCAAATGGAGACTGTGCCAGGCAAACCCTAACAGTGTCCCTGAGAAGCAGCACCCAAAGGAACAGGACTGTAAAATACAGGAGATGCAGAGTGCCCACGAAGCACTGCAAGGTTACCAGTGGATTCTGAAAGCTCATGTTTTGGTTTCTGAAAGTGtatgttttggtttctttttcactTCAGAGAATAATGTGGCAGTACACCCTTTGCTGTCATTTCGAAGGCCAAACTTAAAGCGAAACCTAATCTAAAACCAGGACCTGGactggggcagtgggcaggggttATGGGAAGTGCAGAAAGATCTTTAGACACCACATCCTCTAACTAGCAGAGTTGGAGGCCAACAGATGTTACTGCGGCTCCAGGCCTGAGGTGGAGTGGCCAGAAAGGAGGTCGCACGGCCCCGAGGCTGCTGGCTGGCTGCCCACTGGGGGACCGCCAGGGTGAGCCCTGCTCCTGCCCTGACCGGCCCCTTGGGTGACAAGCTGCTAAAGGACGGGCAGCTGGGTGGATGCTCACCTGAACGCGCCCGTGTAGCCGTGGTATCTCTCCTTGCTGTTGGCTGCGCACTTGTTCTGGCCTTGCTCATCACCAATGCACAGCGCACAGAGGCGGGAACTGGGCTCAGCCCCAGGGGCACAGCTTTGATTAAAGTATTCAGCTGCAAAGAAGGAATGTGGGAAGTGTTCTACTTCCCAAGTCCTCTGCATGGCCTTACTGCCGGGCCGGGGGACTTGCTTCAGTTTACCACCGACCAggatacacagaaacacagatccACTACCACTATGGACACATCCcccagccttgagcaccacccaggCCCACGCCTCCCCCCATTCAGCACCAGACTGGAGGTGATGTCAGACACCTCCCGGCCACCTGCTTCTCCCCGAAACACGTGTGCTCCTTTTGCTCTGCCAGAGATTCCAGCCTTTGACCTGGGCGCTCTTTGTGCATCAAGCCTCAGTGCCCAGGTGGCTAGTAGAGCCATGAGACAGGACTGGGCAGTGAAAGAGGAGTGGGAGTGGCCAGCAGGTAGACAGGGCTAATCTGATCCAGGTGAGATGAGTTGAGGGAGTGTGCGTGGGGCGGGGTATGGGGAGGGTGGTGACCGGCCCCAGAAGTAAGATGGATGTGAATCCCTGAGGTCAGACTCAGCCCCTTCACAGTGTGGAGGGAAAAGCCAATCTGCCTAGTCACATAATTCTCCCATCATGGGACAGGTTGGTCCCTTTCCGCAGACTAGGACGCCAGTGACAAGAGGAATCCAGATCTGAACTTCGCAGGAgccacaaaataattaaataaaaaaattaaatatcattgatttgggggactggagtgatagcacagcaggtagggcgttcaccttgcacgtggccgacccgggtttgattcccagcatcccatatggtcccctgagcaccgccaggagtaattcctgagtgcatgagccaggagtaatccctgtgcattgcagtgtgaccaaaaagcaaaaataaataaataaataaataaataaataaataaataaataaataaatatcattgaTTTCACCACACCTGCTTCCATTCTTAGGATGCAGAGGAACAGACAAGATGTAGGAGGGCTTTTTccctgggggtgggttggggaggcACCTGGGAAGTGGTATGCCAAGAACCCCTCCATGACTCCAGGAGACGGTGCTTGCCCCAGGGCAAACGTGGCCCCCATCAGCCTTCTGGTCCCCTCCCCTGCAGCTCCACAGCAGGACGTATCCAGCCCCCCAGAGCACCAGCCCAACCTCCCTCTCGGTTCCTCACCAAATTTGCAGGAGCCGATGCGGTTGAAGAGCAGACCCATGGGAATGTTCCAGCCTGCAGTCCTGCCCACCGCAGTGTGGCAGGACTTCCTGCCTCTCAGAGAATTCCAGGTGAGGTCAGCGTTTGCCTTCCTGACCACTGCCACACCGAAATAGCCTGGATGACAAAGAGCAAGTCTTACTCCTCCGGAGGCGCTGGCGTGTGGACTCCAGGGCCAAAATAGGTCACAGAGCATCAGCGAATGGGTGAGACAAAAACTGCTCTGTGTTAAGGTGAGATTGAATTGGGCTATGAAATAAGACGGTAAGTAGAGTCGAGCCTTTAAATGATTACCAGGGACTGTCTTTGAATCGACCACACAGTGTCCCCACCCCCCTGAATTACAAACCAACAATTTCCCTTTATGTGTGAGCTACTAAAGCAATGACTGTGGGCCACAAACTTGATGAAGAGCAAGTGTGAGCCCAACCAAGTGTGAATCACCAACAAGACTGACTCACCTTCTGCAGGGGTATTGACACAATCTGAGTCCGTCTCGGAGGATTCTgaaggaattaaaaacaaaagaaaatgtcttttactttgtattttgaGTTTGCTTGGGTCACAGCCAATGGTGCCAAAGCTTGcccttggctcttcactcagagataattcctggtgggctcgaggaccatatgagatgctggggatcaaacccgggtcagccacatgcaaggcaaatgtcctacctactatggaatcactccagcccaagcactAGGTTTTATTGAGATGTCACAGACTTTCAAGGCTGAACAATGATGCAGAGTAAGATCCAAAGAGGCTGCCCCAGCAGAAATGCAGGCATAGGCTCACCCAGAGTCATGGGCACAGCTGTTCATAccacactgttcacaatagtcaccAACTGGAACTAAAGCAATGCCCAGCCACTAGTGGACAAATCAATTACTGTGGCAGAGTCCCCCAGTAGAATATGAGAGAACAGAGCTATCCATTCACAGGAATAAACAGCACAAATATAACACTggatgagagagaaaataaaaagctatgATGATGCCTTTCATACAAGCTCCAGAACGAGCAGAATTGATCTGTGTGGCTTAAAGCCAGGAGTCTCCAGTAAGAGGCTGATGACCAAGGGCATGAGGGCATTTGTGAGGCTCACTGTGTCCTAACCTGGGTACTGTGCTTCGAAATGGACCAGCAGAATTGTCATGGAAGTGTACATTATACTCCCCTTTCTGCATGCGTATCATACTTTAGtggaaaaacaaaatcttaattaAGAATAAGAGACCAGGGCTCGTAagattacagcaggtaaggtgcttgcctggcaagcgacccagaATGGTTcaaaaccccagcactgcatatggtcttccaagcactgccaggagtgatctctgagcacagaactagaagcaagccctgagcaccacgaagtGTGGTCCAAATCCCCACGCAaccacaaaattgaaaaaaatgaaaaataaaaaagaatggatgACTACTCTATGGTTCATCAGTTCTCAACACCAGAGGTTCTGGGGTAACTCTGCCCTTTGAGTTgtgccttctcctctctctcatctGAATGTATCCACCCTAAGCTGGACCCACTCACTGAGTAGGGTTactgctctctctccacccccagcctccaccccatGACACGAAGGAAATAAACCAAGGGGGGACACTGGCCCACTTACGTCGCTTCTCCACCAGGGCAGGCACCAGCCCACACTTGCCCGCCATGTAGATATAACCTCCATCCAAGCTCAGGGCATCCGCGTTTCCTTTCTGCAAAGAcatggcagagctctggggaaagCTGTCCAGTCACCCCGCTCCTACACCTCTGGAAGAGAACACCTGTCGggggcccagagaggggcagTGTTTGAACTGAGTCCTCTAAGGAAATACCTTCGCTGTATTaattccctgcccaccccacgcGCCGCACGTGCCATGGCCTGTCACTGAGAGGAccaaccacatgtggtgctcgtTCTGTGCTTTGAGCAAACCCCTGTGTGTGCTCCCTGCATTCTCGGGGTGCCTCCTTCGTCAATCTGATTCAATGAGAAGGAAGATGGGGCCCAGGTTCTCCTCAGATCTCAGTTCATTGACATGACGTTCCAAGTGCCACATAGGTTGGtcaagaaatgagcagaaacgaTTCATTGGCTCACCGTTAGGACACAGCCTGATTCCAACACCAGAGCATGCGTTCAGCCAGGCTGCAAAGCTTCCCCCCTCAGCCAAGTAATCATTTGTGCATACCCCAACCCTGTACCCTGTAACTGGAGCTATGGATTAAGGATGTGCCAGGCCAGGCTCATAAATGGGAGCTGTGCAGAACAGAGGAAGAGCTAAACAGAGCCCCGGTCATGTACAGACAGCctaaaatcatgtttttaaagAATAGTCACAGGGTAAGGGGTCGGTGAgctagtacagcatgtagggcatttgcctagtatgtgactgacccaggttctatcctgactcgtcctatttggtcccccaagcaccaccaggagtgattcctgagtgcagagccaggagtaacccctgagcatcaccaggtgtggcccaaaacaaaacttatattcaaatcttttaaataaaccaaatttatctttgatttgtttttgttttgagggacacacctggcgatgctctggggttactcctggctctgcactcaggaattactcttggctgtccTCAGGGACTTCACAGGaagccaggggttgaacccaggtaagtcatgcgcaaggcaagtgccttatccactgtactattgctctagccccaatacaccaattttttaaaaaaaaacaaaagagtgaaaaaagaatattcacaGGTGAAGTTGGCCATGATAACCCAATAAAGAACTCAAAAACCCCATTGGTCAGTCCAAGATTGTATAACGCAGCTGCCTAGCTGGGCTGTGAAATGCCTGGGTGGGAGATTCTCCCCACTGTGTATTTTTGCGAGAGATCAGTGGTTtgccttttgtttcattttgatttcCTAGTTTTGTTTCCCCCATTTCCTgcagaggtggggagtggggggttttCTTAGGCTCAAGAACAACTTCCGAGCGCACCGGCCGTGTCAGTGTGCTCAGGCCACCCTGACTGGCCCTGCCAGCCACGCCTCCTCGCTCCTGCTCACTCCCCAGTAGGGGAAGGTGTGGTGCCGCATGGCAGGCGGGCATGCAGGTGGCACCCACCAACACGGCGGCGATGCAGTCCTCAGAGGTGGCAGCCACGGTGCAGGTCACTGTGTTCTGGCTGTGGGTGCTCCACTGCTTGCACTTGCGCTCCTCGTCACTGCCCACAGCGCACCACACCAGGTGCTTCCTCTGCTCCAACAGCCGCTCGAACTCTGCCGGAGGGACACAGCTGGTGGGGGCGCCACCCCGGCCCCCCCGGGACCCTGCTCCCCCCAGAGAGCCCTTCCTGCTCCAGAGGGAACTTCCTCCCGCTTGGGGCAGGGGTGCCTGGCCTTCCCCCTCCACTCTCAGCATGTCCACAGAGCCCCCTTGGTTTCTCACTCGGGTTCCTCTTGGCTTCAAGTCCACCCTTCCATCCTTAAGGGAATGACTCACCTAATGTGGCTGTGCCACGGGGATAAAGTTCCAGGACAGTGGCAGCCTCCAGAGATGGCCTAAgggaccttgagcactgccctgaCCTCCCCGGCCCAGTCATCAACACCATTCACTGCAGCTTCCCGTAAGACCCCAGACAGAAACGCAGCAATGGCGAGGCTGGACCTCTGAGTCTCCCAAGTCAGGCATGGAgcaatgccccccaccccagttccacTCCCACCCCTCCTGACTCTCGATTGATGTGGGTTTTTCTCATGGGGCAGGGGAGCCTGAGGACAGGGCCATATGGCAGCACTGGCCAGGTGGCGGTCAGCTTGGAGACAGCCCCCCGAATCCCATGTTACACGGTCTGCAAGACCCTGACTGGGTCCACAGATGACTCTTGCACCTGTGTCAGACCTCCTGTGGCCTGGACATAAAGTGGCCGAGACAGAGCAGAATCTTGCTGCCCATTGAGGGGGAATGAAGTGCTCTCTGGGAGGCCCCTCCCCTcactcacccccaaccccacttgcctgcccctcgcccccacacacacatcacaccagCCTGCCCTCTGGACACAGGCAGGTCCCCACTCACTTTCATTCAGGTTCTGGATGAATCTGAGGAGGCTGGAACCAATGTACAGCTTAGCATCTACCTTCACGGGGACCCTCGAAAAGCCAACAGTGATGTCTTTAAAGAGCAGGTTCTTCCTCCCACGGAAAGGGCCAAAGAGCTGGAATGCTGGCGACttgttttttccaaatttttcctAATTAAGGAAAAGCAGGCTTAGAGTTAAGTAGGGAGGCAACCAAGGAAGACCAGTGTTGAACAGAAAACCTGGAGCCTTGTGATGAGTCAGAGCCAACGTCCTTCCACAGGGCAGTTCATGCCATTCCTGGACCCCGGAGCAGGAGCTGATCCTCTGCCAAGTTGCTAGGGCCCCGGAACCCTGGAGCCAAGAGCATATTCCATATacccccttccctgctcctgccccagccaGTGAGACACTGCCCGTGGGCCCTGCCAGAAGGCTTTGCTGTCTTTGAGAGTGTCCTGGATATATCCGAGGCTGCAGGCCGCTGTATCTAAAAATACCCAGAAGCCCAGAGAGGCTCCAGAAGGACTTTAGGTGGGACAGGAAGTTCAGGAGAAAAGGAACCACACTCGCTCAAATGAGAGCAGGTGAGGAGAACCAGGGGTGAGGGTACCTGTGCCTGCTGAAGAAGATTCCAGATCAAGTCCTCTTTGCCATTCACACTCCGGGCCACCACTGCATTCGAAGGGACGCGGGCCAGGTGACACTCTCTGAAGGCATCCACTGGCTTTCGGGTGTTGTCAGGACACAGCAACTCATACTGGTCCCGCTCAGCCTTATCTGGCAGGTTGTCTGAGGGAAGGGGGAGACCAGGTGAGCCGACTGCAGGCAGTGACCCTGACCTGCACCTGCACCACAGAATAAGAGACCTTGCTTAGAGTAGGCAAGATTGGGCATCAGGAAGGCAGGGAGACGCTCCAGACTCTTCCAAAGGTAAAGACAGTGTAGGAGAAGCCTTGGAGGTCAATGTAGTATTCGGTGACAGTATCAAAAGGTCCTGGGGCTCTGGCAGCTGCACCTGACAAGTCATCTGTTTCTACAACAAGCCCACCTAGAAAAGGGTCACTCATGGAGAAAAGGCCTAGGTAAGAGGCCTACCCACCTGACCCAGGTCtctggaaagaaaaaggaaaagttttaaGGTAGAAAATATAGTTGAGTGATTTCTCAATactgatacattaaaaaatagaaatgtctgTGTTATAAGTGAACTCAAACCAACTTGGAATTATTCATCTGTATCATCTACAAATTGCTTCAGAGTGTGTAAAGTAACAGAAAGCTTCCCTAAGCTCGGAGCcaaaagcaaaccctgagcaccaccaggtggggatgggaaaacaacaaaaaatagtagAAGACTCTAACATGAGAGAAAAAAACTCAAATTTCTAGCAAATGCATTGAGAGAATTTATAAATTCAGCTTTATAGGTGTCAGATGTACATCATCCTAATTAAGGATGTGCAAATTGATTATATCATTCGCACAAAAAACTAAATCTAAAATCCCTTAAATTGAAGTCATGGAGAAAGGAGGAATACAGGGTGCTGGTGGGTGTGTCAATTCCTCAGAGTGACATAATAATCCAGGGTGGGTATAGTGGCCTGTGTCTCCTGTGGGCCTGAGTAAACTGTGTTCAGTCTACACATGTTTCAATGTGTGGTCCTTCAGGGGCATTCTCCCACAAGACACTCTGTGGTTGTACATAAGGGCATGAATCGCACAACTGGTGATAGAGGTAAGGATGGGGTGACCTAATCTATTATTGGAGAGGTACATAAGTAAAAGCTCACAGACATGTTCCCTGGAGCATTCCTCAGTGGTCAGAACCACTGAACAATAGAGGCTAATCTCTAACAATGAAAGTGTGAAATACACATCACCACAGACAATGGTGGAAGACCGCGTATATCTCAGAGGACACATGTCAGGTACCTTGAAACAGGTGTCCTGGAGAGGATGAGAAAAGTAGGGGGAGAATTCAAGAAAACTGATCATCTAAACTAGGAAATATCATCAGAGAAGAGTTGCGTCCTGCAGGGAATCTTGATACAAGGGAATGCGACAACTGAGGAATCCAACGAGCTCAGGAGCCAGTCAGGCTCCACTAAGAGGTGCGACAGTTCTAGTCTTCTCCCCACTCTTACCGAGCACTGCAGTATCCCTGAGGAAAGCCACCTGTCCGGCCCCGTCCTTCAGACACCTGTGAAACAGACACCCCAGAAGGTCAGCACCACAATCCCCTGAGACTTCCTCCCGCTACCTCCCTTGGtgctgctctcctggggccagggCCTTCAGGGCGTCACGCAAGGCAGGTGGCAGGGGCTCCTCCCTCCAGGTAGATCCTGAGGAAGCCAGGCTCAGAGACAGACCAGAagcacctacacacacacacaacctttcAGGACTGAGagggcaattttttttctttctatgttaAAGTGAAAAGTCCCTGAATGTCATGAGGGTAAAGGCCTCCTATGGTTTCCTATCCGTGTGTTTCCTTCTCACAGGATTGCCCGGGCAAGAAACTGAAGGCCTCACTACAAAACCGCCTGTGCCCAGGAGGGAGATGTGAGAGGAGCAGTAGATTCCTCAGCATCAGGGGCAGAGAGGTGAGGTCAGTCAGGGAAGGCGAGTGGCTCTGAGGCACAGGGAGAAGGCTGTGAATGGGAGAGGCCAGGCCCGCGTAGGGCAGGAGCCCAGGTAGGAGAAAATTCTACCCCTGGGAAAGGCCAGCACCAGCCAGGGTGGCCTGGGACTAGTTGCTCCTTCTGTTCCTCCGTGCTAGAGGGGCCAGACAAAGGCAGGAGGAATCTGGGAAAACACAGGGGCAAAGTGAGATCCAGGGTCCTTCGGGAAGCAGCAGGACCACAGGCAAAGTCACTGTTTCTCAGGCTGGTGTAGAGGGAAGGGAGTCCAGAAGGCTAGAGGGGAGCCGGATGGGGCCAAGTGAGCACCCTCgctggcctcagtttctccacggCAGCAGCAGACGTCTGCCTCCTCCATGGGCCCCGTGAGCAGGCTGTGATCTGTCTAGGGCCAAGGAAAGTCCTCCGGGCCTGAGTACACAGGACACATCAGCCGCAGCGGAGAAGAGGACCGCTACACTCACCGGAAGGCCCCAGTGTAGCCAAAGTATGGTTCCTTGGAGGAGCAGGCACACTTATTGGCCCTGGTCCCTGCACACAGTTGACACAGTTTGGGGTGCTGCTTCCTGTTGACACAGGGAACACAGCTGGCAGagaagaacccagccacagctgtaaacataaagaaagaaaactgtgtgAGGCAGCTCGGCCCCGGGTGGCTACCCCAGCCATCCAGGCAGAGAGCCCCTTCTTCCAGCCCTGCCACCCAGCCTGTGTGAAGCTGGGAGCTCagagagaagcccctgagcagcCCCCAGTGACATCTGCAAAGGCTGCTGGCACTGCCTTCGTGCTGGCTgaacacccacccccaccccgcgcaaCCTGGCCTCGGGTTCACTCCCGCCCCTCGCCTGGGGATCCCCAAGTGCCTTGGTTATGCACCCAGAGAGGAAATGCTTGCCCTAAGGTCATCCCCCTTTGCCCAACCCCATCTGACCATCCTGAAGGGACTTCGGTGACCCGTTCCAGTTCAAGACGGGGCGCAGCACGCCCACAGGGACAGTCCACCCCGCCGTCCAGTTGAGGCCCGGGTGACAGGACTTCACGCCTTGCAGGTTGTTCAGTTGGACGTTGCTGCCTTTCTTCGCCACAGCCACGGCGTAGTAGTGGGTCTGGGGTTCTGCAAAGGGGCAGCGAGGATGGAGAGCCTTTAGCCCAGATCCAGGAGAGAAAGGAGTCATCATCCCTTTCAAGCCCCGTGAGACAGGGAAACGCTCACTGCCCTGTGCTCCGGGAGCCTGCTCTGTCCCCTGGGGACACatggcctcctccccaccctagGGGCCAGTATCTGACCCAAAAAGTCCAGCAACTCCAGCTCCTCAAGTGGCTGCCTGAGATCCCACCTCCAAGACTCAGCCACCCTGACATATCTGAGCTTGGAGTCAAGGCCAAGGTCACCCCAACTTCCTGGT from Sorex araneus isolate mSorAra2 chromosome 4, mSorAra2.pri, whole genome shotgun sequence includes these protein-coding regions:
- the LTF gene encoding lactotransferrin; amino-acid sequence: MRLFFPTLLFLSALGLCLAIPKKSVRWCTTSSLEGVKCDKFQSQMKIVSGLLLTCVKKNSYHQCIQAIAENKADAVTLGSSLIYEAGQEPYNLRPVVAEVYGTEAEPQTHYYAVAVAKKGSNVQLNNLQGVKSCHPGLNWTAGWTVPVGVLRPVLNWNGSPKSLQDAVAGFFSASCVPCVNRKQHPKLCQLCAGTRANKCACSSKEPYFGYTGAFRCLKDGAGQVAFLRDTAVLDNLPDKAERDQYELLCPDNTRKPVDAFRECHLARVPSNAVVARSVNGKEDLIWNLLQQAQEKFGKNKSPAFQLFGPFRGRKNLLFKDITVGFSRVPVKVDAKLYIGSSLLRFIQNLNESEWGPACQRKHLVWCAVGSDEERKCKQWSTHSQNTVTCTVAATSEDCIAAVLKGNADALSLDGGYIYMAGKCGLVPALVEKRQSSETDSDCVNTPAEGYFGVAVVRKANADLTWNSLRGRKSCHTAVGRTAGWNIPMGLLFNRIGSCKFAEYFNQSCAPGAEPSSRLCALCIGDEQGQNKCAANSKERYHGYTGAFRCLAEGAGEVAFVKDTTVGQNTDGKNPEAWAKNLKQTDFELLCVDGSRKPVSEVQSCYLAKAPGHAVMSRKDRVEFVRKVLLQQQALFGKNGKDCPGTFCLFRSETKNLLFNDNTDCLAKLKVNATYETHLGAEYITVAANLWQCSSSELLDTCAFLGN